Within the Candidatus Hydrogenedentota bacterium genome, the region CGGGGGCCTGTTCCCGCCGGGCCTCGGCGAGCAGGAGCATGTTCCTCACCAGTTCCTCGCTCTGGGCCGTGCTCGCGCCGAGGAAGCGCGCCATCTCCTGGGCCATGCGCACCTGGTGGTCGAGCAGTTCCCGCGCCTTGCGGCCGGTCTCGGCGCGCAGGGTCTCGAGCTGCTCCTCCGAGGCGACGGCGCGCGTGATGTCCACGAAGATGCCCACGGTCTGGCGCTCCTCGGGCATGGTGTAGATCATCTGGCGGCAGACGCGCCGGTAGCTGCCGTGGCGGACCGTCTCCTCGAAGGGTTCTCCCGAGGCCGTCACCCGCTCGAAGGGCTCCGCGTCCATCAGGTGGGAAACCCGCTTGCCGAGCAGCCCGTCGCCGCACTGGAACATTCTGCGGAAGGCCGGGTTCATGGCCAGCACGTTCAGGTCTCCGTCCAGGATGACCACCCCGTTCGGCGTCGTCTCGATGATACGGTCGCCCCGCTGCTCCGCGAGGCGCCGCATGTGCGGAATGCACATCTCCGGCGTGGCCATGCCCCGGAGCACCGCAGCCGCCTGGTCGCGGCAGGAGCCGTAGCCGCAGGCCCCGCAGTTCAACTGGTCCTCCGCCGCGCCCTTGCCCGTCCGTTCCAGCACCGCGTTGATTTCCGCGTCGGGGAAGGCGCCGCCGTCCGCGGGCGCGCGCCGGTGCGACGTGCCGAGGTCCGGCGGGGCCGGCGCCTTCGCCGCCGCGCCCGGATGCCGCGCCGCATAGTCGAGGACGCCCCGCCGCCGCGCGAAGAGGTTGCCCCGGCCGGGCATGCCCGCGCCGTTCACGCAGCCCTGGGCGCAGAACAGCGGCTCGAGCAGCACGGGCTCGTCCGAGTTCCGCAGGCGGTCCAGGGCCTGCTCCAGGTCCTCCATGCCGTCCACGGCGATGATCTGCTCGTCCAGCAGGTCCGTGGCCAGGCCCGCGGTCCGCGCGAGCCCGCCGGGCAGGGGGAAGTAGCGGGAGTCTCCGGGCGGGGACTCGTCGAAGGGGGACTCGCCGCAGTCCGGCAGGGTGATTCCCTCCTGCGCGAGCCACTGGACCATTTCCGAAAAAGTGAGCACGCAGTCCACGTCGGCCCTCAGTTCCGGGCGTCCGGCCTCGGCCTTTTTCGTGACGCACGGCCCGAAGAAGACCACTTTCGTCTCCGGGCCCAGCCGCGCCCTCAGTATCCGCGCATGGGCAATCATGGGGGACACCACCGGGGCGAGCCGGTCCACCAGGTCCGGCGCGTACTGCTCGATGTATTGGACCACCGCCGGGCACGCGGTGCAGATTATCTGCCCCGAGGGCGCCGCGCGGAACAGTTCCCCCGTGCGCCGGGCCACCTCGTGGGCGCCGGAGGCGGTCTCGCCGACGAAGTCAAAGCCCAGCCGCCGGAGCGCGCCGGGCAGGCGGTTCTGGTTTTCAGGGCCGAGCAGCGCGGCGAAGGACGGCGCGACGCTGGCGGCTTTCGGCCCCGGCCCGGCCATCAGGCGCATCGCCTCCTCAAGGTCCACCCGGAACGCCTTTGCGTGCTGCGGGCACTCGCGGATGCAGGTGCCGCAGGCGATGCAGCGGTCCGCGTCCACATAGGCCTGGCCCTCCACCACGCGGATGGCCTTCACCGGGCAGGCCCGCAGGCACCGGTAGCAGTCGCGGCAGCGCGCCTCGTGCGTGAACACCACCTGGCCGGGGCGGCGCCGCCATTTTTGCGTGCCCATGGGGCCGTTCCTTTCAGCCGGGTTTGATGATGGTGCTCAGGCGCTGGAGGAGCACGCCCAGCGAGGCGTAGAGGTCCTCGTTCTGGACGATGACATCCTCCGGCGCGTTGATGCTGATCGGGGCGAAGTTCCAGATGGCCCGGATGCCCCCCTGCACCATCAGGTTGGCCACCTCCTGCGCGCCCTCGCCGGGCACGGTGATGACGCCCACGAGCACATGCATCCGCTTCGCGAGGTTCGGCAGTTTGCTGATGTGCAGGATTTCACGCTCGCAGACCCGCGCCCCCACGCGGGCGGGGTCCTTGTCAAAGGCCGCCACGATGTCCAGCCCGTAGCGGTTGAACCGGCTGTAGCCCAGCAGGGCCGAGCCCAGGTTTCCCGTGCCCGCGAGAAAGGCCTTGCGGATGTTGTTCCACCCCAGGAACTCCTCCACCGCCTGGATGAGGTCGGGAAGGTCGTAGCCCACCTTCGGCCGGCCCTTGATGCCCGTCACCGCGAAATCCTTGCGGATTTGCGTCGGGTCATAGTGGAGCTCGTCCGCAATCTGGCTGCATGAGATGGTCTCCATGCCGCCGGCCAGGCATTGGCGGAGCAGGTGGTGGTAAATGGGCAGCCGCCGCAGGGTCGGCTCGGGGATGGGGCGCTGAAGGCCTTTGAGATTCATGTTCGCTGCTCCTAAATAAAGAAAATTTTCCTTATTCTACCCCATCGGGGACGCAATGTCAATCTGCGGAATTCTCCGAAAAAACAGAAGGGGGCGCTTTGCCCCGGAAATGGGGCCAGGGCAAACGCGTCCTAATTGCGGCGCTGTGACACGCTGGCAGATTGGCGTGGGCATTCGTTCTTGCTCTTTATCTTGCTCTTGCTCTTGCTCCAAATCCCCAAACGAATCTGGTCATCCCCCCCCCGTCATTCCCGCGAACGCGGGAATCCAGTAATTACCAACAGGTTGCGCCTATCCTGACTCTCTGGATTCCCGTTTTCACGGGAATGACGAAAAGGCACTTTCTTGATTTTTTCTCTGGTTGTGACCTTTTTGGAAGGCATCGAAAGCGGGGGTCCATGGCCTCCGCTTAAACAAAAGTGGAGCAAGAGCAAGATAAAGAGCAGGAGCAGGAAAAACCAGGATGACGGCGCGCGCGCCGTGCGTCTATAATGCGCCGAGAGATTTCCACAGCCAAGCGGAGCGCATTGCATGGAAGAGCCCACGCCCATGACCGGGAACATACCGGAACCCGCCGCCGCGCCGGCCCCGGAGGGGCAGGGCGCGCTTGCCCAGACCCTGATAGCCGCCTTCATTGTCCTGGTGGCCGCGCTGCTGGCGCACTCAAACGCGGCGCAGGCGCCTTTGCAGGGGGCGGGGGACGATCTGTTCTGGGAGACCGGCGCGGCACACCGCATTCTTGACGCGCCCGGGGCTTTTGGCATGCTTCCCGCCGCTCCCCTCGCCGTGCTGCAACTGGCGGCGGAGTGGCAATGGGGTGGCGGAAGCGCGGCGGCACTGCGCGTTTCTGGACTGATGACGCATCTGCTGGCGGCCTTGGCCCTGTTTCTGCTGGCGCGCCGGGGCCGCAAACCCGGCGCGGGCGAGGGTGTTCCCATGGGCGCCGCCCTGCTCTTTGCCCTGTCCCCTGCCGCCGCCCACGTCCTGGTGGACACGTCGGCCCGCCCCGCCCTGTTGGGCGGAGCGCTGTGCCTGTGGGCGCTGGTCTGCTGGGTGGGCACCCGGCGCGGGGTCTTCCTCGCCCTGCCGCTGGCCGCCCTGGCCTATGCCGGCGACCATGCCGTGGTCCCCTTCGCCGCCGCCGCGCTGGCCCTGCTGCTGGCCTCGCGGGGCGCAACGCTCCGCCAGGCCGCATACCCGCTGCTGCCGGGTCTTTTATTTGTCGCCGCGCGGACGGCGGCCGCCCGTTCCACGGGAATGGACCTGGCTCCCGCGCTCTCCCTTTCCCTTGGACTTGCCGGGGGCGCGGTCTGGCCCTATTACGGCATGGCCCTGGCCGGGTTTGCGGCGGCGGTCTTGGCAAACCGTCTCCCCTTTGGCGCGCCGCGCCGCGCCCTTGCCGCAGTGCTGGCCGCGGCGGCGCTGGCATGCGGCGGGATGAGTTTTTACGGGCTTTCCGCCTACCATGACGCGGAGACCCGCCTGATGTCGCTGGCGGAGGCGTCCGAAAACGACCCGGAACCCTGGAAGGCGCTGGCGCGCCATTATGAGCGGCGGGCGGGCGCCGAAGTTGACGCCGCCGCACCGTGGCGCGAACGCGCCCATGCGGCCTGGCGGCGCGCCGCCGCATTGTCGCCTGATGACCTGGAAACGCAGTGGCGGGCCGTCAAGGCCGGCCTGACGGAAACCCCGCCGGACCCCGGCGCGCCGGAGGCGATTGCCGCGCGCGAACCGCTGGCACCGCGCGCCGTGGAAGCCGCCGCGCTGGCGGCGGGGCTCGGCGCGGACGCGGCGGAATCCGGGTATGCCGCACAGCGGCACGCCCTGGACTGGCTCGCCTTCGCCGCGCGTCGCGCGCCGGACCGCGCCGAGGTGGCGGGCTCCCTGGGCATGGCGCTGCTCCTGGCCGGGAATGCGCGTTCCGCGGCGCCCCTGCTGGCGCGCGCGGCGCGGGGCCTGCCGGGGGACTCGCCCCAGGCGCGGACGGCGGAGCACGCGGCGCAGGCGGCGGCGCGGCTGGACGCGGCGGGGAAGTCGGCCCTGGAAAAACTCGCCGCCGCGCCCAACGACCCGTCCGGCCACGCCGCGCGGGTGGAGGCCGCCCTTCTTTCAGGAAGGCTCATCCAGTCCCTGCAAATGGCCGCGGGCGCGCGCAGGCGCTTTCCGGAGGACCCGTCCATGTGGCGGCTGCTGGGCGTGGCCCGCGCC harbors:
- a CDS encoding redox-sensing transcriptional repressor Rex, which codes for MNLKGLQRPIPEPTLRRLPIYHHLLRQCLAGGMETISCSQIADELHYDPTQIRKDFAVTGIKGRPKVGYDLPDLIQAVEEFLGWNNIRKAFLAGTGNLGSALLGYSRFNRYGLDIVAAFDKDPARVGARVCEREILHISKLPNLAKRMHVLVGVITVPGEGAQEVANLMVQGGIRAIWNFAPISINAPEDVIVQNEDLYASLGVLLQRLSTIIKPG
- a CDS encoding 4Fe-4S binding protein, with the translated sequence MGTQKWRRRPGQVVFTHEARCRDCYRCLRACPVKAIRVVEGQAYVDADRCIACGTCIRECPQHAKAFRVDLEEAMRLMAGPGPKAASVAPSFAALLGPENQNRLPGALRRLGFDFVGETASGAHEVARRTGELFRAAPSGQIICTACPAVVQYIEQYAPDLVDRLAPVVSPMIAHARILRARLGPETKVVFFGPCVTKKAEAGRPELRADVDCVLTFSEMVQWLAQEGITLPDCGESPFDESPPGDSRYFPLPGGLARTAGLATDLLDEQIIAVDGMEDLEQALDRLRNSDEPVLLEPLFCAQGCVNGAGMPGRGNLFARRRGVLDYAARHPGAAAKAPAPPDLGTSHRRAPADGGAFPDAEINAVLERTGKGAAEDQLNCGACGYGSCRDQAAAVLRGMATPEMCIPHMRRLAEQRGDRIIETTPNGVVILDGDLNVLAMNPAFRRMFQCGDGLLGKRVSHLMDAEPFERVTASGEPFEETVRHGSYRRVCRQMIYTMPEERQTVGIFVDITRAVASEEQLETLRAETGRKARELLDHQVRMAQEMARFLGASTAQSEELVRNMLLLAEARREQAPGE